The nucleotide window TATCAAACAATCTATCTTTGACGGCAGATAGGTAATCCATTTCAAAGAATGCATCAATTAAGGACAAACAAGTATGTTTTCTGTAGCTGTCCCAGAACTCAGCTTCAAAGTCTATCTTTTTCTTGTTCATAATAAGTATATTTTATTGATACGAATTACTACTCTCAAAAGTGGATAAACAATATTGAAATTGGATATTATATCTACTGAAATGGATATTTTACAGGATAATTTTTTAACTTTACAATTCAGACGATTTAATAGAAATGGCTTTATCTTTAAGCCTTTAAAATTTGATAACCGCTATGGAACAGAAAATACATCAGGGAAGAAATGTAAAACGCTTTAGAGAAATGCTTGGGATAAAGCAGGAAGCATTAGCTTTTGACTTAGGTGATGATTGGAACCAAAAGAAAATTTCTTTGCTTGAACAAAAAGAAGAAATAGATGAAAATTTGCTCAAGGCAATATCTCAGGCTTTGAAGATTCCTGTTGAAGCTTTCCAAAATTTTGATGAGGAGCAGGCAATCAATATTATTTCTAATACTTTTGGAGAGCACGCTTTTAGTAATTCTTTCAATTATGGAACTATCAATTTTCATCCGATAGAAAAATTAGTTTCACTGCACGAGGAAAAGATTGCCCTTTATGAAAGAATGCTGAAAGAAAAAGATGAAATGATGGATCGGCTTGAAAAGCTTATCAATAAATAAAAATATAAGTAATTCGGGATAATTACTTTTTCATAGGAAAGGCTCAACTTGTAGTTGAGCCTTTTTGTTGTAAATCCCCTATATGAAACAAATTAAAAAAAAATTTAGTATTTCGATGAAGAGTAGAACCATACATATAATAATTTACGTTCTGGTATTGACTAACAAGTGGAAGTGATTAGTTAACAAATTATCTTATAAATTTAAAATCTATAATTTTTGCAAGTATTTCTGGTTTCGTAAATTTTTATAAATTTGTTTATGCTTAAAACTAGTTTAGAAAATCTTCAAAGTATAGCGAAAGAGAGAACAGTTCGTACTCAAAGTATAGAATATGACTTGGAAACTTTAGTCAAAAAAATAAAAAAAAAGACAATTAAATTAGACCCAGATTATCAAAGGAGGCATAGATGGAGTACAGACACGTCATCCAGATTAATTGAAAGCTTAATTTTGAATATACCAATACCGATAATATATCTTTCCTATGATGTTGATGTAGACGAAGAAGCTTTAGATGGTGAAGCTAGATATTCGGTTATTGATGGTCAGCAACGACTAACTGCGATACTGAATTTTTTTGAAAATCAATATTCTTTGGAGGGATTAGATATTTTAGATGCATTAGAGGGTTGCTATTATAAGGATTTGCCACCTTTTCTTTTAAGGAGATTAGAAGAGCGCACTGTTAAATGTCTAAGGATTGACTCGACAGTTGATCCGCAAGTTAAATATGATATTTTCGAACGATTAAATTCAGGATCTGTTGCATTAGGTTCTCACGAATTGAGAAATGCAGTATTAAGAGGTCCTTTTAATAATCTATGTAAAAAATTGGCCAAGAATGATGACTTCAGAATTTTAAATCAAATCTCTATTACAAATCCAGAAACTAATGCGAAAGTGAAAAAAATGGAGGACGTAGAGTTGGTACTAAGATTTTTTTCATTGATAGAAGATAATTACAAAACATATAAAAAATCCAAAGACAATAACTTTAAGGATTTTCTCTCCGAAAAATTAGAAGACAAAAATAAACTTGATAAAGTTGCAATTGAGAATTACTCCTCATTATTTGTTGATACAATGAAATTCATACGAGTAAATTTCGGTAATACTGCTTTCGCAAAATATAAGGAATTGCACGGAGAATATATTTTACAGTCTAGATTCAACGCTGCCGTTTATGATGCACTTTCTGTTGCTGTTGCTACAGAAGTTATAGCAAAGAACAAGCAAATAACTAAATCAAAATCAATTTCTGAAAAATTTCTGAAACTTTTTGCAGATGAAAAGTTTCACGATTCAGTATCAGGATCAATTTTAGATAGCAGCAAAATTATTCATAGAATTGATGCCGCAAAAAAGATCTTTAAATGAGTTCCTTTGTTAAGGAAGGTCTAGAACTTCTAGCTGAAAGAATCTCTGAAATTAATCTGTTGCTAAACGAGGCTGAGGCAAAGCAAGAAGATGCTCGCTTATACGCTGCATTATGCAGATCTATTCAAGTATTATCAATTTCTCATTTTGAAGGTTACATTAAAGATCTTGTAAAAAACATATTAGATGATCTCAACCAGAGTTCAAGCTTCAAACTATCATCAAATGACTTAAAATTTTCTTACTGCAGAAAATTTATTGTTCCATTAAACGATGGAAAAGATAATGTTTCGAAAATTAAAGATTTGATATTAGTATTTGATGAATTAGACACGAAATTTGATAGCGCTGCATTTCACAAACCTAATAAAAATCCTAAGGAAAGTATTTTAAATCAAATTGCCACTAGCTTTGGTGAAAAAAAAATATTTAAAAAGCTTAATAATTCAGACATTTCAAATGCATTTTCTAATACTGATGCTGAAAATATACTTCTAATTAGTGAACTAAAGTTGAAATTGCAAAATGCAATTGAAGATTATCCCTATATCGAAGACGACACGCTTTTAAATATTAACTCCACAGAAGTACAAGATACATTCTGGGAAACTTTTATACAAGAAATATTATCTGAACGCCACAAGATAGCACATGGTAGTATGAATAATTCTACTGACCATAGTAGTATCCGCTCAAACATCTTAAAAATGGAAATTCTACTTATTTCAATTACTTATCTTTTATCAATAAAAGGGAATCCAATTTCAGAAGCAAATTAGATATATCCTGTAATTTCATATTTGCGGTAGGTGTAATTACGATATAATTATCCAAAAGTTATAATTTTCTAAGAATTATGCTTTATTATTTTTTTAGACTGTATTTGTCCTGAAATGATTTTTCAACAGCACCCTGTGCTATTTCTAATATTTTACAAAACTCAAACACAATAGACTTTTAATTTAGGCTGTCCTGTAGATAGTTTTATTTTCATCATTCTAAATACACAAACCATTTTGGAAAAGTTATTTTTTCAGAACATTAATAGTTTGTTTACATATTTGGGAAATACGGTTTAATAAAGCACTTTATTACGGAATAAATTATATAATCAATAAATATAATTAACCATAAATAACAAAGCTAAAAATAGTCATTTTGATATATATTTACATAATATTAAAAACTAAAAAAACTATGAAAGGAAAAGTGATATTTTTTAATCCTCAAAAAGGATTTGGAAAAATAAGTACCGATGAACAAACACCTCAAGAGGTTTTTATTCATTTTACTCAAATACAAGGTGATACAAAAATATTGTTACCTGATGAAGACGTAGAATTTGAGACAGAAACATCGTCAAAGGGATTACAAGCTAAAAATTTAGAGCGACTTCAAGAAAGATATATTGGCATTATTGAGGATTTTACTTTTGGACACGGATTTATTAAATCTTCAAACGAAAAATATTTTATTCATCATTCGGATGTAGTTGGAGAAGGTTTTAAAAAAATAGAAAACGGTTATGAGGTAGAGTTTAGTCCTGATGCTTCAGAGAAAGGTCTTATTGCAAAGAAAATCGTTGTTCGCGATACTAGAACTGCAATGGATAAATTTGCATTTTTTCAAAATTGGGATGAATCGATTAATGAATTAAAAAATATTTCTCAAACTGAAGATGGTGACTGGGATTATATCAAAAATAAAACTGGAAAATTCCCAGTATTAGAAAGCTATATATCATATACATTTTTAAGATTACAGAAAGAAAATAAGATTAAATACGCAACCAAAGAAGAGAATGGGAAGGATTTGAAGTTTGCATGTTTTAATACAGGACTTGCTACTTCAAAACAAGAAGAAATATTTGCTTATTTTGAGCACGTAAACAATATGAATTATTCTATATCGGATAGAGGATATTTAAAAAATCCTCAATGGACTTTCAAATTTTTTGATAGAGAAAGTAATCGTTTAATGAATAATTTTGCTGAAAAACCAGAGCTCGCAAACTATTTCCAAAACGCAGGAGAACTAATCTACGATTCATCTAAAAGATTAATTCCTGATTTTGAACATATTTTGGATGATCGAGAAAAAAGATTTCCCGAAAGCTTTAGAAACTTGGGCAAACCTTTACAAGTAGAAAGAGTCAAAAGTGCTATTGATGCAGCCTTAACAAGGATAAAAAGAAATTATAAAACAGCAATACCACAATTTTATGATGACTCAATTCAACTTTTATTGCCATTATGTTTAGAAGATGTTGAGATTGCTGATGTCGCGTTAGTAGTTGCCAATGAAGGAGAGGTTTATCGAGCTAACACTATATTACCTTTGGATTGGGCATATAATAACGCTAGATTACTTGCAAAACCAGATAGAGAGTGGTTAAACCCTTAACAATAAAAAGTGCCATAAAATAATTTATGGCATTTTTTTATTGTTAT belongs to Chryseobacterium sp. KACC 21268 and includes:
- a CDS encoding helix-turn-helix transcriptional regulator, which gives rise to MEQKIHQGRNVKRFREMLGIKQEALAFDLGDDWNQKKISLLEQKEEIDENLLKAISQALKIPVEAFQNFDEEQAINIISNTFGEHAFSNSFNYGTINFHPIEKLVSLHEEKIALYERMLKEKDEMMDRLEKLINK
- a CDS encoding DUF262 domain-containing protein, with product MLKTSLENLQSIAKERTVRTQSIEYDLETLVKKIKKKTIKLDPDYQRRHRWSTDTSSRLIESLILNIPIPIIYLSYDVDVDEEALDGEARYSVIDGQQRLTAILNFFENQYSLEGLDILDALEGCYYKDLPPFLLRRLEERTVKCLRIDSTVDPQVKYDIFERLNSGSVALGSHELRNAVLRGPFNNLCKKLAKNDDFRILNQISITNPETNAKVKKMEDVELVLRFFSLIEDNYKTYKKSKDNNFKDFLSEKLEDKNKLDKVAIENYSSLFVDTMKFIRVNFGNTAFAKYKELHGEYILQSRFNAAVYDALSVAVATEVIAKNKQITKSKSISEKFLKLFADEKFHDSVSGSILDSSKIIHRIDAAKKIFK
- a CDS encoding HEPN domain-containing protein, translating into MSSFVKEGLELLAERISEINLLLNEAEAKQEDARLYAALCRSIQVLSISHFEGYIKDLVKNILDDLNQSSSFKLSSNDLKFSYCRKFIVPLNDGKDNVSKIKDLILVFDELDTKFDSAAFHKPNKNPKESILNQIATSFGEKKIFKKLNNSDISNAFSNTDAENILLISELKLKLQNAIEDYPYIEDDTLLNINSTEVQDTFWETFIQEILSERHKIAHGSMNNSTDHSSIRSNILKMEILLISITYLLSIKGNPISEAN
- a CDS encoding DUF3825 domain-containing protein: MKGKVIFFNPQKGFGKISTDEQTPQEVFIHFTQIQGDTKILLPDEDVEFETETSSKGLQAKNLERLQERYIGIIEDFTFGHGFIKSSNEKYFIHHSDVVGEGFKKIENGYEVEFSPDASEKGLIAKKIVVRDTRTAMDKFAFFQNWDESINELKNISQTEDGDWDYIKNKTGKFPVLESYISYTFLRLQKENKIKYATKEENGKDLKFACFNTGLATSKQEEIFAYFEHVNNMNYSISDRGYLKNPQWTFKFFDRESNRLMNNFAEKPELANYFQNAGELIYDSSKRLIPDFEHILDDREKRFPESFRNLGKPLQVERVKSAIDAALTRIKRNYKTAIPQFYDDSIQLLLPLCLEDVEIADVALVVANEGEVYRANTILPLDWAYNNARLLAKPDREWLNP